Proteins from one Drosophila gunungcola strain Sukarami chromosome 3R, Dgunungcola_SK_2, whole genome shotgun sequence genomic window:
- the LOC128252537 gene encoding tectonic: MGVFSLLIVLCLATHQTSSIKIGISHNYNSTEPPIPHTTTESSATTVSASSGPLGNSASPWPEVASTPGNTFPPRSQQKPRVTVAPPTSALPPPAEAQPLNATEAPASLPGIPKDNSPHYCACDLHSDMCDLNCCCDTDCPPEIAQVFNCMASSSFPQLQSRLEDFQYTHGLPTCQMNDGWLCVFRSNTKTAKTTSQLPDLDTSQRYKWTDYLGAYDLDSAQSRSSAAHYMFGQPLQLWQPEARQLATFELPAAYESSRCQLKQPVLHLQPSRSRCRMKDSAQLQEHLWGILNLTATHQLLAKPLDPEEQEVEGLTIEVCQRGDDGIALHCLERGNDTQLDILVDKVELLLVHNFTNILRAKLLLEEANLTGDDSDSRWLHCEVRYVPANASLGKPTSGPLGYLPGSPLILSRTLPQNNSEEERQLSYFSEINGPPLPPRKLPGSSCQRILDHRRVLRFGVDLLTRCQLHQAAPLLQKEANHTEYCQGLQAQIWAQLLPLNGSHLEDVAKVLVSQLGRPQPDKWMPLELRYPENAHEMPPPVQAVYNEAEHSLSCRNIFLSVAYEFHVAEQALLEGRAPHQRVLQSSRLILGQRHDLELDSELEVALPLTISVMFYRMQGNALSGAAAGAAPSGHGVLPVIWGIYLGLATRSLLLGI; the protein is encoded by the coding sequence ATGGGCGTGTTTTCACTCCTCATCGTGCTGTGCTTGGCCACTCACCAGACGAGTTCCATAAAAATAGGAATTTCGCACAACTACAACAGCACAGAACCCCCAATTCCGCACACTACCACAGAATCCTCAGCCACGACTGTGTCTGCCAGCAGTGGACCTCTGGGCAACTCTGCCAGTCCATGGCCGGAGGTCGCCAGCACTCCAGGAAACACCTTTCCACCGCGCAGCCAACAGAAGCCCAGGGTCACAGTGGCACCGCCAACCAGTGCTCTGCCGCCCCCGGCGGAAGCTCAACCTTTGAACGCCACTGAAGCACCTGCCTCCTTGCCAGGGATACCCAAGGATAACAGTCCCCACTACTGCGCCTGTGACCTGCACTCGGACATGTGTGACCTCAACTGCTGCTGTGACACCGACTGCCCGCCGGAGATTGCCCAGGTGTTCAACTGCATGGCCAGTTCCTCTTTCCCGCAGCTGCAATCCCGGCTGGAGGACTTCCAGTACACCCACGGCTTGCCCACGTGTCAGATGAACGACGGGTGGCTGTGCGTCTTCCGGAGCAACACAAAGACGGCCAAGACCACGTCTCAGTTGCCGGATTTGGATACTTCGCAGCGTTACAAATGGACGGACTACTTGGGAGCCTATGACTTGGACTCCGCTCAGTCCCGGTCATCGGCAGCGCACTACATGTTCGGACAGCCCCTGCAGTTGTGGCAGCCAGAGGCCAGACAACTGGCCACTTTCGAGCTGCCCGCCGCCTACGAGAGCTCCCGTTGCCAGCTGAAGCAGCCGGTTCTGCACCTGCAGCCCAGCAGGAGCCGCTGCAGGATGAAGGACTCTGCCCAGCTGCAGGAGCACCTCTGGGGCATACTCAACCTGACCGCCACACACCAGCTGCTGGCCAAACCCCTCGATCCAGAGGAACAGGAGGTGGAGGGTCTGACCATAGAGGTCTGTCAGAGAGGGGACGATGGGATCGCCTTGCATTGCCTGGAGCGAGGAAACGACACCCAACTGGATATTTTGGTGGACAAAGTGGAGCTTCTCCTGGTTCACAATTTCACAAATATTCTGCGGGCAAAGCTTTTGCTGGAGGAGGCAAATCTAACAGGGGATGACAGCGACTCCCGTTGGCTGCACTGCGAAGTCAGGTATGTCCCTGCAAATGCTTCGCTTGGTAAGCCCACCTCGGGACCACTGGGCTACCTGCCTGGCTCGCCCCTAATCCTCTCCAGAACGCTGCCACAGAACAACAGCGAAGAAGAACGGCAACTGAGCTACTTTAGTGAGATCAACGGGCCACCCCTGCCCCCTCGGAAACTTCCCGGAAGCAGCTGCCAACGCATCCTGGACCACAGGAGAGTCCTGCGATTCGGCGTGGACCTCCTCACCCGATGCCAGCTGCACCAAGCGGCGCCCCTGCTGCAGAAGGAGGCCAACCACACCGAATACTGCCAGGGCCTGCAAGCCCAGATTTGGGCCCAGCTGTTGCCCCTCAATGGCAGCCACCTGGAGGACGTGGCCAAGGTGCTGGTCTCGCAGCTGGGCAGACCGCAGCCGGACAAGTGGATGCCCCTGGAGCTGCGATACCCGGAGAACGCCCACGAGATGCCGCCACCCGTGCAGGCAGTGTACAACGAAGCGGAGCACAGCCTCAGCTGCCGGAACATATTCCTAAGCGTGGCATACGAGTTCCATGTGGCAGAGCAGGCCCTGCTGGAGGGAAGGGCTCCTCATCAGCGGGTCCTGCAGAGCAGCCGCCTGATCCTGGGCCAGCGGCATGACCTGGAGCTCGACAGCGAGCTGGAGGTGGCCCTGCCCCTGACCATCTCCGTCATGTTCTACCGGATGCAGGGCAATGCTCTAAGTGGGGCTGCCGCCGGAGCTGCTCCATCTGGACACGGAGTACTACCTGTAATCTGGGGAATTTATCTGGGATTGGCCACTAGATCGCTGCTACTGGGGATCTAG
- the LOC128252558 gene encoding uncharacterized protein LOC128252558 isoform X3, with protein sequence MSNDRVTKQLSSIANHIYPKRIPKIKFGPVKDDLGFTLSERVALRQAWNLIRPFERRYGQEVFYSYLHDVYWGIHKFRNGVDLNLKALHTHAVKFIHFFGLLIEVEDPVVFQQMITDNNLTHSRCKVGSAYIGLYGIVV encoded by the exons ATGAGCAACGATAGAGTTACGAAGCAGCTTTCCAGTATAGCGAATCATATCTACCCAAAGCGTAtacccaaaataaaatttggtcCTGTGAAGGACGACCTGGGATTCACGCTCAGCGAAAGAGTGGCCCTCAGGCAGGCTTGGAATTTGATCAGACCCTTTGAGCGGCGCTATGGCCAAGAAGTATTCTATAG CTACTTACACGATGTCTATTGGGGCATTCATAAGTTCAGGAACGGAGTTGACCTGAACCTGAAAGCTCTGCACACGCATGCGGTTAAGTTTATCCATTTTTTCGGTCTCCTGATCGAAGTGGAGGACCCAGTGGTGTTCCAGCAGATGATCACTGACAACAACCTCACCCACAGCCGCTGCAAAGTGGGATCCGCTTATATTGGG
- the LOC128252555 gene encoding uncharacterized protein LOC128252555 — MSQTSQAVPSEGSGEVQPRHVDLPVYPKPLPERDISYRPDENQFTTVEKAALRNAWRLIEPFQRRFGKDNFYSFLTQHEDLINFFRRDGKINLSKLHGHSLAMMRLMSKLVQTLDTNLAFRLALDENLPAHLKNGIEPDYMKMLANALKSYILQSSVIESHNSSTLTNALTRLVKIIGEYAVVDVARKRALSTALRTTSGEAGNPITKAVT; from the exons atgAGCCAAACCAGTCAAGCTGTTCCTTCGGAGGGAAGTGGTGAGGTCCAACCACGTCATGTGGACCTTCCGGTGTACCCTAAGCCACTACCAGAAAGGGACATAAGCTACAGACCCGACGAGAACCAGTTCACGACGGTGGAGAAGGCGGCTCTGCGCAATGCCTGGCGTTTGATTGAGCCCTTCCAGCGCCGATTTGGCAAGGACAATTTCTACAG CTTTTTGACCCAGCACGAGGACCTAATTAACTTCTTTCGGCGCGATGGCAAGATCAACCTGAGTAAGCTTCATGGACACTCGCTTGCCATGATGAGGCTGATGTCCAAGCTGGTCCAAACATTGGATACTAATCTAGCCTTTCGACTGGCTTTGGATGAAAATCTTCCCGCACATCTGAAGAATGGCATCGAACCCGACTACATGAAG aTGCTGGCCAATGCCCTTAAGAGCTACATTCTCCAGTCCTCTGTGATTGAAAGTCATAATTCCTCCACACTGACGAACGCCCTGACCCGATTGGTAAAAATTATCGGGGAGTACGCCGTAGTGGATGTGGCCAGGAAACGAGCCCTGTCGACTGCTCTAAGGACCACTTCTGGCGAAGCCGGAAATCCCATCACAAAGGCTGTGACCTAA
- the LOC128252554 gene encoding uncharacterized protein LOC128252554 — protein MSENRKDVPQQGAGLVPPLVDQDNDEDAAGAELETSSESSDHESTASVDVRSVCGICGTPVGDPIEMDHVRTRSTSSRGPAGESVHHAPSDQQQSVGINVSIAIAPAGGPPVSIGIAGGGASSSQTPVSFTLTNRHPTNVFVQIQPNGLAAQGQSTSSGEVFISESVVRCPICLRLATNPRATSCGHVFCDLCLHRALDYRTICPVCGVPQEYINSLQIFP, from the exons atgagTGAAAATAGGAAGGATGTGCCACAACAAGGTGCGGGCTTAGTTCCACCTCTCGTTGACCAGGATAATGACGAAGATGCAG CTGGTGCTGAGTTGGAGACTTCTTCCGAGAGCTCGGACCATGAGTCGACAGCTTCTGTGGATGTTCGCTCCGTGTGTGGCATTTGCGGTACTCCCGTCGGGGATCCAATTGAAATGGACCATGTGCGCACGCGCAGCACTTCGTCGAGAGGTCCTGCAGGTGAAAGCGTTCACCACGCGCCCTCTGACCAGCAGCAGTCTGTTGGGATCAATGTCAGCATTGCTATTGCGCCAGCCGGTGGACCACCAGTTTCAATTGGAATTGCTG gtGGTGGGGCATCCTCTAGTCAAACACCCGTTTCTTTTACCTTGACAAATCGCCATCCTACCAACGTCTTCGTTCAGATTCAGCCAAATGGCTTGGCTG CTCAAGGCCAGTCAACCAGTTCCGGCGAGGTGTTCATTTCCGAAAGTGTGGTGCGTTGCCCCATTTGCCTTCGCCTTGCCACCAATCCCCGTGCCACCAGTTGTGGCCACGTCTTTTGCGACCTGTGCTTGCACCGCGCCCTCGACTACCGTACAATTTGCCCCGTTTGCGGTGTGCCTCAGGAGTATATCAATTCTCTACAAATCTTTCCATGA